In Candidatus Thermoplasmatota archaeon, the genomic stretch GACCGTGCATCATCAGATGTTTCAGAGGATTGATGCCGAGGTTGAGGAGAAACGATACAAGTGGTTCTGTGAAACCTTGGTGATGATGAAGAATGTTGGACTGGTGAAACTGGTGGTTTTGAAGCGGAGAAAAAACTACTACTCTGGGAAGAAAAAGAAACATATGGTGAAGACGCAGATCATGGTCAACAAAAAAGGACTGATCCTGCATAAAACCAAACACAAGAACGGAAAGAAACACGATTATGATCTGTTCAAGAAAACCGGTCCGCCACCACTACCACCGAAGGTCGAACTCGGTGTTGACCTCGGTTATTACGGAATTGAAACAGACTACCCATTGTTGAATGTGAATATTCCATTTAAAAAACCAAAGAAAAAAGAGCTCACCAAACAGGAGAAACGATACAACAAAAAACAGAGGAAAGCACGGGTGATCGTGGAACACACCATCGGCAGGATGAAAAAGTTCCGTATCATGGGGCAAGAATTTAGAAACAGACTCACACGATACGATCGTATGACGTCTATCGTCTGTGGTCTAGTGAATTTTACCATACAACCAGAGTAAAAAATAGTAAATCGGGAGGTTAAAAGAGAGTAGTTATTCTTGTTTTACAATTACGCAAAAGGTCTATTATATTAAACAAGCTGTAGAAACCTGGGGTATCACGTATGTCCTTCTTGTTGGTAGTGGTGTGAAAGGCTCTGAGAAGTTCCCGGTTCGAAACACATGGGTTCCAACGCAAGGGTATGAAGAGTATTTCCCCTCAGATTTGTACTATGCTGATCTGTACAATGCTGCGCTTGATTTTTCAAGCTGGGATAGTAACGGAAACCATCGATATGGTGAGTTTCCCTATGATACTAATGCGGTGGATCTGTATCCTGATGTGTATCTCGGACGGTTAGCCTGTCATGATCTTGCTGAGGTGAAAACAGTGGTTCAAAAAATTATTAGTTACTCCACAAAAAATACGATGACGAACAAAATAGTTCAGATGGGCGGTGATACGTTTCCAGGAGATGCTGAAAACATCAATGAGGGCGAGTATTGTAACGAACGTGTCATGGAAAAACTTCCAGGTTATACGACAACCCAGTTATGGGGTTCAAATGGGAAACTAACCAAGATGAACTGCATTCTTGCGTTTTATCAGAATGCTGATTTTGTTGATTTTTCTGGTCATGGGAGTTATGCAAGCTGGGCAACACATCCACCAGGTGATGACTCAGTCTGGATTCCCCAAGGATATCGATGGAATGGTTTTCTCTTTATTGATGCGACGTGGATGTATAATTTCTACAAACTCCCGGTGGTAGTTTTTAATGCATGTTCATGCAGTAAGTTTTCAGAAACTGCAAATTGTCTGAGTTGGTCATTGGTTCAAAAAAAGATGGGTGGCGCTATTGCTACCTATGGTGCGTCTGGTATTGGATATGGAAGTTACGGAAGTAGTGAAGATGATCGACTTTTTGGATGGATGGAAGTGCATCTGTTCGAAGGATTGTACAAAGATAAAATTCTTGGAAAAGTATGGGGTGAATGCATCACTGCATATACCACAGCATTTATCGCAGGTGGTGGACAGGTTTTTGATGCTGATTATAAAACCGTTGAAGAGATGACATTGCTTGGAGATCCTTCTTTGGTAATTCAGTAACCCTTTTTTTCATTTTTTTGATTTTTATCAACGGAGAAAGTATTAAATACCAACTGCGCATTCTATGTGTTAACAATTAACCCGGAGGTGATTTGTTTTTGGAAGAACGACCAAAAACTAAATTTGAAATTACTAGTGTCGCAGAAAAAGAAATTGATCTTCTGAGCAGACACATTGAGATTTTAAAAACTGTACAAGAGCATGGACCGATTGGCATCATCCGCCTCTCCCAGGTAACCGGCCAACCCCAACATATGGTCAGATACTCTTTACGGACACTCGAACAGAGTGGTGCGATACGGCCATCACCACAAGGAGCAGTTGTGACTGATTCAGTTCATGAAACGTTGGGAACGTTGCAATCAACCATGGAAAGTATGATTACAACAATGACTGAAATAAAAAAGAAACTCCAATAACTCCTTCTTTTTTTTCTTGATGAGTGCATTCGTCGATGCCACGATCCTCAGACGATGAGCAATATTTTTAAATAGCATAAGCCAATAAAGGCATCACAATATCATTGCGCTGCCTAAGTAGGAAAAATAAAAGGGAGATTGAGATATGAAAGTAGAGAAAATTATCACCAGCATACTTATGACATGTCTTTGTTGTTTGAGTTTGATACTGCCATCGGTGACTGCATTAGAAGTGATCCAAGATGGTCCAAACGATGTTGTAACCATTAATTATATGACTGAAGAAAGTAAACTTGTGACCACCCATCCTGATATCCAAGTGAAAAATATCGATATCAAAACAGTGACCTATGATCAACTTGGTACACGGGCAACAGTCACACTTTCAGTGTATGGACGTATCGAAAATCGGGGAAACATTGCAAATACACTTGAAAATGTTGATGATCTTTCCAGTCTTAATTTTAACTACGTTCAATATGGGGTCACTGTCATTACCTCTGATGATTCCTATCAACTTATTTATATTAATCAAAAAGCACAAGTAATCTATTCTGACTCAGAGATCATCAATTTAACATCTGCTGATTTTTCAGTGAATAATGATCTATTAACAATATCATTTAATTTGCGTTCAGATACTGAGACCTACGATTCACTTGAAGTTGAAGTTCTTTTTATCAAGATGAATCTAACAAGTTTTGATGATTTCGATATGGATGAACTCGATGAAACGGCGTTTGTTTATCTTGTTGACACGGCGCCTAATGCTCCACTTGAGGCAATTGCGGAGGCAACGAATATTGCTGAGGCAGGAAAACCGGTGCAATTTAATGCGACAGCAGTTCCATTTTCTGGGCTTCCACCGTATACGTATCATTGGGATTTCGGCGATGGAGAAACAGCAACGGAACAAAACCCGATTCATATCTATAAACAACCAGGCTCCTATAACTATACCTTAACAATTACTGATAGTTCAACGCCGCAACAGTCAGCAACCGACACAGGAACAATCAAAATCACAGGTGCAACAACTGAAGGAACTCCGAATAATCTCTTGATTTTCCTTGCTGCTATAATAATCATTGCCTTGATTGGTATCGCGATTATTATCTATATCCTCAGACGATAACACAAATCTTTTTTTCCAGTATTTTGATTGTTCGGTATCTTTTTATGGTTCTAGTTGATGCCTTTTTTGTATTTTGAGGAGTTCAAATGAGTGAAAAAGAAAGTAGATATGCGTTGAAAAAAAAATCG encodes the following:
- a CDS encoding transposase family protein yields the protein TVHHQMFQRIDAEVEEKRYKWFCETLVMMKNVGLVKLVVLKRRKNYYSGKKKKHMVKTQIMVNKKGLILHKTKHKNGKKHDYDLFKKTGPPPLPPKVELGVDLGYYGIETDYPLLNVNIPFKKPKKKELTKQEKRYNKKQRKARVIVEHTIGRMKKFRIMGQEFRNRLTRYDRMTSIVCGLVNFTIQPE
- a CDS encoding C25 family cysteine peptidase codes for the protein MKQAVETWGITYVLLVGSGVKGSEKFPVRNTWVPTQGYEEYFPSDLYYADLYNAALDFSSWDSNGNHRYGEFPYDTNAVDLYPDVYLGRLACHDLAEVKTVVQKIISYSTKNTMTNKIVQMGGDTFPGDAENINEGEYCNERVMEKLPGYTTTQLWGSNGKLTKMNCILAFYQNADFVDFSGHGSYASWATHPPGDDSVWIPQGYRWNGFLFIDATWMYNFYKLPVVVFNACSCSKFSETANCLSWSLVQKKMGGAIATYGASGIGYGSYGSSEDDRLFGWMEVHLFEGLYKDKILGKVWGECITAYTTAFIAGGGQVFDADYKTVEEMTLLGDPSLVIQ
- a CDS encoding PKD domain-containing protein, with product MKVEKIITSILMTCLCCLSLILPSVTALEVIQDGPNDVVTINYMTEESKLVTTHPDIQVKNIDIKTVTYDQLGTRATVTLSVYGRIENRGNIANTLENVDDLSSLNFNYVQYGVTVITSDDSYQLIYINQKAQVIYSDSEIINLTSADFSVNNDLLTISFNLRSDTETYDSLEVEVLFIKMNLTSFDDFDMDELDETAFVYLVDTAPNAPLEAIAEATNIAEAGKPVQFNATAVPFSGLPPYTYHWDFGDGETATEQNPIHIYKQPGSYNYTLTITDSSTPQQSATDTGTIKITGATTEGTPNNLLIFLAAIIIIALIGIAIIIYILRR